The genome window TCACGCCCTTATGTACGGCTGCCTCCGGGTCGATGGCAAGGTCCATGGAAAGCGGACCGTATACTTCACAGCCCGTAAGTTCGCCGTTCTCATACATCTTTGTCAGCGCGTCGGCGTCAACGGTAGGCGGCATTTTCGGGTTCAGATTCTCTACTGCACAAAGAGGCGCTACTTTCGGACACTCGATGCCGCAGGCGTGTGCGACTTCCACGGTGTTGCGGATAATATTTGCCTTCTCCTCCAAAGTCGGGTAAGTATTGAATGCAACGTCGGCAAAGAAGAGGAGACGGTCGATGCCTTCGATCTCAAATACGCATACATGAGACATCATCTTTCCGGTACGAAGTCCCACTTCCTTGTTCAGAACACTCTTAAGGAAGGTCTTGGTCTCGAGAAGTCCCTTGAGAAGAATGTCTGCCTCTCCGTTATGTACCAGCTCGACAGCTTTAAGTGCTGCAGCTTCGGTCTCGGGTTCGTTAATAATACGGTAATCACTTAAGTCCATATTGATGGAAGCAGCGATTTCACGGATCTTCGCCTCGTCGCCTACCAGGATTGCATCGGCGATGCCGCGCTCCTTTGCAGCCTTGACAGCCATGAGCACCGGCTCGTCCTGCGCGTTGGATACGGAGACAGTTTTTAATGCTTTGCCATTTGCTTTGGAAATTAATTCATCAAAACTTTTACTCATTTTCACACCCTCTTGTTATATTTGAATAAATAATTTTTTAACAATCATTAGTTTAGCACTATACTAATAAAAGGTCAATATAAAACCGATTTTGAATCTTTCCTTATTATTATAAAAAGTTTATAAAAGGATTGATAAATATTTGACAAATGCCTTCGGCTGGAGTATAGTAAACCTTAGAGGACGTCATTTATCAGGACGACCTACATATAATCCTAATAGGGAGATAAGCATTAGCATATGACACTTACCAAAACGACATGAAAAAGGAGGAAAAAAAGATGTCAAAGAAAATTGTGTTAGCAGGTGCATGCCGTACAGCAATC of Roseburia hominis contains these proteins:
- the ptb gene encoding phosphate butyryltransferase — protein: MSKSFDELISKANGKALKTVSVSNAQDEPVLMAVKAAKERGIADAILVGDEAKIREIAASINMDLSDYRIINEPETEAAALKAVELVHNGEADILLKGLLETKTFLKSVLNKEVGLRTGKMMSHVCVFEIEGIDRLLFFADVAFNTYPTLEEKANIIRNTVEVAHACGIECPKVAPLCAVENLNPKMPPTVDADALTKMYENGELTGCEVYGPLSMDLAIDPEAAVHKGVNNPVAGHADVLLFPNIDAGNITYKVVVRTAKAKNGNVLVGTSAPVVLTSRSDDFETKLNSIALAAVIAGSITD